In Halodesulfovibrio aestuarii DSM 17919 = ATCC 29578, the genomic stretch TGTCAGCCAGATTAATTGACCGAGGATAACAATCAAAACAACTTTTAAGAATACAGGAAGCTGTTCGGTCAATGTGCCTTCGTATGCAAGCCCTGCAAAGGTAGTTGCAATAAAGAACGGAAGAACTGGAATAACAACGCGGGTAACAACGAACATCATAATTTTTTCGAAGTCACTGAAAATACGTTCGAAAGTTTCAGCTTTAGACCAAACAGTGGCAAGACCGAACAACAACGCAGTAATCAGCGCTGTCATAACAGACATAACTGGCGGAATATTTAACTGGAAAAGGGCTTCAGGCAATTCGTGCAATGCATGAATTTCTGTCGCAATAGAAAGGTGCGGAATGATCAGATAGCCAGCAACTGCGGCCATTGTTGCAGCACCAGCAGCAGATAAATACGCAAAACTCACACCAGCAAACAACATCGAACTTGCGTTTTGACCAAGACGAACGATCGCAGGAGCAATAAAAGCAATAATAACAAGCGGAACTGTGTAAAAGATAAACTGACCAAGTACATATTTTGCACTAACCACAACTTGCATCACGCCATTACCGGCAGTAAGACCGACAACAACACCAACAGCAATACCTATCAATAACTGTAAAATAAGACCGAACTCTCCAAATCGCTTAAAGAATGACATACCTACTCCTTCTTGCATGTGATCAATGGGGGATCAATTTTATACAGGTCATCAGCAGAACATAGACAGCGATGTTCAACAGCAGTGCTTTGCCCGTTAACAACAGCGTAGAAAACGCTAGCTACAAGTAGGCTCTGATTATTTCAAAGCCAAAGCTTCAATTTCAACAAACACATCTTTTGGAAGACGTGCTACTTCAACACAACTGCGTGCCGGAAATGGTGCTGAGAAAAATGATGCATACACTTCGTTAATCGCAGCGAAGTTATTAAGATCACTTACAAAAACTGTTGTTTTCATAACATTCTTCATAGATGAACC encodes the following:
- a CDS encoding dicarboxylate/amino acid:cation symporter produces the protein MSFFKRFGEFGLILQLLIGIAVGVVVGLTAGNGVMQVVVSAKYVLGQFIFYTVPLVIIAFIAPAIVRLGQNASSMLFAGVSFAYLSAAGAATMAAVAGYLIIPHLSIATEIHALHELPEALFQLNIPPVMSVMTALITALLFGLATVWSKAETFERIFSDFEKIMMFVVTRVVIPVLPFFIATTFAGLAYEGTLTEQLPVFLKVVLIVILGQLIWLTVLYTIAGIISKRNPLEVLRHYSPAYLTAVGTMSSAATLPVSLKCASKSKVLSENVVEFMIPLGATVHLCGSVLTETFFAMTISMMLYGALPPVGTMALFILLFGIFAVGAPGVPGGTVMASLGIVVGVLHFDPAGVALLLAIFALQDSFGTACNVTGDGALALMLEGIFNNNKK